GACGACCAGGGCGCGCCCTCGTACGACAAGAGCAACGCCGCGCAGCTGGTGGCGATGGGCGCGCCCTGCTTTGCCTGCACGCCCGACCTGTTCCCCGACCTGATGGCGGCGGCGATCAAGCGCACGAGCCTCGAACAGTGGGCGGCAAAGGCGGGCATCGTTCACGTGTGAGCGGGGGCCGGTCGCCGCCCGCTGCCCGCTTCGATCCGGATCGGAAACACGTACCCGGGTGCGGGAACGCGGCCCCCTGCCGTGCGCATCAATGCACGAGTTCTTCCGGCACCGGGGCGGGCAGCTTGCCAGCGGCTTTCGATGCCGTCCTGCGCCGCCGGAAGATGAACCCTCCCAGCATGCAGCACAGGCCGATGCCGATACCGGCGACCGGCAGCGGCATCGGAAACGGCTCCGCCTCCGCCACGCTGGAGCGATCGCGCAGCGCCGCGGGGAACGGACGTGGCGCGACCGGCACGATTTTCCAGTCGGCCTGATTCGCCGGCACCCGCGCGCGGAATTCATCGAACGAGAAGACCGGCGCCGAACCCGTCGCACGGCTGGACGGAATTTGCGGAATACGCACCACAAAAATGGCGTCGACATCGCTCCTGAGCTGCTGTTCGTACGCGGTCAGCGTGCGCTGCGCGCCGGCAGCGCCGACAATCCGCAGCAGGTCGAGCCCCGCGGCCTCGAACGCCACTGCAGGCAAGAGCCGCGTTTGCTCCTCGTTCAGGTAATCGTAGATCTTGCGGCCGCCCTGCAGGCTGCCATCCGTGGCGGCGACATAGGCATATGCCGCGAGCGATTTCAGCGGCGCGGTCGGCCCGCGCTTCGGAATGTGCCAGCCAAGCGAATCGAAGACGTCGATACTGATCCCCGCGCAGTTCGCGCTCGTGTGCCGGTACTGGAAATCATGGCGGTAGAAATGGTTGAACACGCGCTGCACGCCGCCCTGGAACGCCGCCGCCGTGCGTTCGTTGTTCAGCACCGCGACCAGCATGGTGGATGGGCGGTAGTACTGCTGGCCGCTGTTCAGGTCCATCAGGTAGTTATCCATCGGCAGCGTCGCGGCGACGATGCCCTTTTCGCTGACCGAGTCCAGGTTGTAGAAATTGTTGACGGCCCAGTCGGACCATTCCCCGCGGTTGCCGATACGGCCGGTCGCCACGGCGAAGTGCCCGCCCAGCGATTCGTCGTCGTCGCCCTGTGCGCCATTGAGCACGAACCCCAGCACCGCCTTCCGCTTCCAGTCGCCGGGCTGGCTGGGGTGCCGTTGCCACAGCAGGCGCGTTTCGATCCCGCGCATCGCCTTCACCGGCTCGCGCACGAACGCGGCCAAGTCCGGCGACTGCGGCTGCGGCCTGCCTCCCATCGCGGCTGGCTCGAACCTGAAATCGGCGGGCCAGATCGTGCGGGCGACAAATACCTCCTTTGCGCCCGTACGATCGATCGCGCCGCGCATGCGCACCTCGCGCCCGGCGAAAAACCTCGCGGTATCGCCATTGGCATAGGAGAGGTTGGTGGCGAGCCTTGGCACGAGCCGGATATCGAGTTCACTCCCTGCCGCGGTGCGAACACGCCTGGCATCGGGCAGCATGACCGCATCCTCGAGGATGTTCGGCGCGCCGATCCATACCAGGGAGGGATATGCGAGCTTTTCATTCGCCGATGCTGCGGCCCACTGCGCGACATCGCTTCGCCTGTCGGCCCCTCGCGCAAAGCCGGACACCGCAACGCCCGGTCCGGGCACGGCAATCAGCTCGTTTTCGAAATACCACAACCCTTGTTTCGGCACCGCGCAGTCGGCGCATTTGCCGGTACGCAGAAGCATGGTGTCGGTCCGCAGTAATCCAATTGATTCCGACTCCAGTGCGCCCTTGATCCCGACTGAGGCCGGGCTTGCGATACATGCTCCAGCACAAGCCAAAGCGGCAACCACGGCAGCGGCTGCATCTGGAAGTTGTCGGGCCATGGTCACTCCTTACTCGCTGGAAAGAGCAGAGCTTACCTCGGCCAATATCGTTTGAAATTGATTGGCAGCAATACCCTTCAAGAGCCAAAATCCCCTGCGGCAAAGACTAACGTCCGGCGTCTTCCAATCGCTGGCGTATGGCGCCCCTGGCCGGACTGCTGTGTTAACTAGTGGCCAGGCTGGATGACAGTACCCTCGACGATGTACACGCGCGAGGTAGCAGATTGATGGCGTATAGGCATCAACTTCCGGTAGGCAGGAGAGTCGTACCAAGCCTGCGCCTTTTCCTTACTGTCGAATTCGATGACAACCATGCCGCCGTTGGGACCATCTCCTTCAAGCCCGCGGATTTTTCCCCCGCGTACGATGTAGCGACCGCCAAATGGCAGGAATGTCGATTCGACCTGTGCGCTGTATGGCTTCATTCCCTCACGGTCAGTCACGACGAATTCCGAGATATAGAATGCCCGCGGTGTGCCTGAAGGTATTTCCTACACGTGCAGGACAATGCTGGCGGCGAGGGCGAGGACGGCTGTTGTAATCAAACGCCGCATGCCGTATTTCATTTTCATGGATCTCCTTGTGACCAGTAGAGCTGCGTTTTCCGCGGATGCGGCCAGCTTGCGTGTCAGCACGCTTCACACGGTATCCTCATCCTGCCGCTTTCTTGCCCGATCCTCTGGCCGTGCTGCAAATCCATAGGCAGTAATCTCGTCCCGCCTTATCCTTGTGACGAAACTGGAGATCATCACCATGCACCTGCTTGCCGGTTCTACGCCGTTCTCACCGACTCGTCGTGAAGAATTACGGGCGCAACTAGCCAGTCGCGCTGCATCGCTGATTGGCTCGGCATCGAACTTGCCAACCTCGATCCCTGGACTGACCCTGTATCGCTATACAGCTCCCACGTTGCCGGATTCGGTAACGTATGAGCCCAGCATGGCGGTGGTCGTGCAGGGGCGGAAGCGCGTGACGCTGGGCCGCACCAGTTTCGACTACGGGCCTTCCC
Above is a window of Pseudoduganella dura DNA encoding:
- a CDS encoding DUF1330 domain-containing protein; this encodes MPSGTPRAFYISEFVVTDREGMKPYSAQVESTFLPFGGRYIVRGGKIRGLEGDGPNGGMVVIEFDSKEKAQAWYDSPAYRKLMPIRHQSATSRVYIVEGTVIQPGH